The stretch of DNA ACTGACAAAATTCATGCAAAAAAAATGTCTAGAACAGAGAGGATTTGTTTATAATCATATCTAAGAATTGAATCAAAATCACAATACAAAAGGAAATTTTATTAGATATCTACCATATGATAAAGTCTATATGGATTATACTAAACTCAAATCAAGTACACATTCGAATAGGTAGTGTGAAAAGTTTGGAAAGATTCAACagtttaatatttgttattgttggcatttgttttctgtatagacaaatggaagtaTGATCTTCATACTAAGTATTGGAGACTTCatcactttgataggccactTATCAAAATACCACATGTAAAGATAGATAAATTTGGTACAcagtgctagtgacctaatacgatatatatggggtcagtgaCACACCATGTgactaataatatatatatactaaattaGGTGGAAGCACATAAAAGTAGAAGAGTACAATGTTATGCTTACCCATATCAAAATTTgatactaaaaatgaaaaaagctcTTGGTAGTTGCTGACAAAAATTTATTAAACATGAATCAATGCAAAGAGGATTTGTGGTTGATCTGGTCTATTGTTCTGTCCAATATTTCTGGTGATaaatgatatctttttttttttatgtaatatggATATATAAAACATGCAATATTTCAGTTACAGACACGAAAATGTgctacttggatggagagttgtctcattgacacttgtACCTCAACTTCTTATTATATCTATACACATTATGAGTTACCTAAATGAGGCTTTCTTCCATATTAAGAAACTCTGATTTGTAGTTCCTGTGAAATTTGTCAAGaagaaaatttattttacttGTATCAATTTGAGGAGCGAACATGTATTCTGCAAACAGGAAGGATATAAATGACCTGAAAATGTATAGCTTACCAGTACGAAGCTTTGTACCAAATATTTAAAGATGTTAATTCAGAATAGATGTATTACAGACAGTATGCCCTTTCCTTGCagtggggtataaaaattatatatattcctATATCTAAAATATTGTATAATTATGTGACTTGTATAGATAATATCAATCACATGTGACCTAAGTATCTACAATTTTATGCCATGTTTTTCTAGTGTTTCTTCTGCTGTCTTCACTACACTTTCTTTCGATCCTTTGGCATCTATTTCAATACAGACAGGATTTTCCATTCTCCTGTATGCTTCACAAAgcctacaaaataaaacaatgtatctacattgtaaattcataaattattgcgatgtttttataaTTGTGAAAATGGGACAGGGTTATAATCCAAATTATTTAAACTCTCATTctgatttttctcaatattgcataaattaaaattgcaataataaatgcacacaataatttctgaatttacagtagtcagAAATCATAACTTCATTAAACAGTACATGTATTGggttttgttttatacattttgttttctagTTTATTTAACAGaattgttttctgttatatttaacatattatatttaaagGAATAAGCAGTTTTAACATCAAATCATTTACTGGGCATGTAAAAAAACTGGACTGTgattgtttattaaaaataatgagTTTATGCAAGTAGATACAAGATTATTCAAAAGACACAAACACATTTCAACACTTTTGAAGGGATTTTGTTAtccaactacatgtataaaataaacaaacaaaatcaatggCTGATAATgggggaaaaaaatattaaaatgattgcaaaattcagatataatgatatacaagagctgtcaaaatgacagtaaaccggattctttaacatttatttgtgttctggcatttatcaatattacaaggaccaaaactcctaataggtaaaatttatgattatcaatatcaaacttgacttccatgttgtcaacaataacaGCATATAAACTAGATAGAAAATGACCCTCTAGCAGGACAAACTATGTGCCTTTAAtgcataaagtaagaaaaaattactaagtccacctacccaggattttgaaaatatctaaatgaacttgacctccattttgttgtcagtaacaacatattaaaattttaaaatcgtcattattgaacttgacctccattttgttgtcagtaacaacatattaaaattttaaaatcgtcattattgaacttaacctccattttgttgtcagtaacaacatattaaaattttaaaatgtttggttgaacggttcatgagtaaatgcacggacacaacatttttgaaactttcaagaaccgtaactcctgaacggtaaaagtcaaaatcgtcattattgaacttgacctccattttgttgtcagtaacaacatattaaaattttaaaaggtttggttgaacgcttcatgagtaaatgcacggacaacatttggttgccgcccgcccgccgtacatccccaaatcaataaccgacatttttgacacaaaaatccggttaaaaatgataTAATCAGATTCAGAGTTTGTGGAAAACATTGATAAAAGAACTTATATCAGTTTCAATGATGATGGAACACACTGCACTGTGGTAAAAGAACTTATTAGATTCAATGATGATGGAACACACTGCACTGTGGTAAAAGAACTTATCAGATTCAATGATTGTGGAACCTGGTAGTAAAAGTACAATATTTAGCATGCTGACACACATGGTAGAAAAGACCTTATTAAAGAAGGTTGGAAACAGAGGTATAATGTACTGATCAAGATGTGGCATCCATCAACAAGTATAATTACTGTAGGGAGTAGGAATATCTACCTTTGTCTGAATAAAATATCCTTGTCTAAGTGCTGCTCCTCGAATGTTATGGCTCCTCCTCTACCAGACAACCGTTGTCTCCTAACCTCCTCAGTAACTGTCAGGAACAGAACTAGTGTTGGCTTCAATAGATCTGATGGCCATTGGTACACCCAGTGTCCACTAGGTGGCATGTCAGATGTACTGGTTTCATTGGCTACCCCATATGCTGTAGTACTGTGCCAGAATCTGTGGAGAAACATCTAGCACTTACAGTAAGTTTTATCTAATTTATCTGAATAAAAACTCTAAATGttatacaaatgataaaaaatagcACACTTAGGTGTATaattttttaaaggcagtgctttaaggcctgactttcaagtcatgaggttaatcttttcatacgcaatctatgcagggggtcttttggccagaaaaagatccggaaatgttcgaatttctcctcttctttttatggtatgatatggtttttgtttctttcatttacattggggactaaagaaacgatcagtgtgtattgttcgttttatagaacttgttattaatgtgtattttgcattataagcagtcaacctgactacaaactatcattatttgtattccgtgtggaaagaggtcgggtcaatttcgagtgttatctgagatctcaagattttttaattagttgagacgttgatataacaatgaaaagtcgactgaacatgattaatattgcatcTTCTATAATTCAAAGCGGAATTCAGTTTATAAACGAGAAACCGTAAAGCGTTTTCAATTTCGGtattagttatgtatgttgtctacgtattatcctggttcccggtactacgttccgGGTATTAGCTATTTGATGTATCTGATGTGTAACATTACGATCAGGTACCAGCCAATCTACGTGTGTATGTGTACatgatttcccgccaaaatgaccgacttacagctatggaaaaatagtccataaacgttccgtataatgatatgcaaattcataattaatcgtaacttttttttatctttatataataaatataacaaaatggattccacaaaattgaaaatagcattattttacgaggatttctaatatttttttcacttccggGCGCAGTAATACGTATGTTTTGAAGGAGCTCGAAGAAATTGACAAAGTGAATTGAGAAGGAAACGGATAGATATACGGCCTTGCTAtcaggtaaaacaatttaaatgtacagaaaaaacacatttacttcacacaaatagtacaggcttaagcattttattgtcttatacacgactgtagtctagtgtttaaacgacggcggtgacctacaaggtacgggtcatactgggtcaagtctaaatatgtaaacatatccaCGTGCTATTAGGTAGAAAGCATCGTAATGCAATATCTGCAATTTTTTCCTCCTTTATACATCgtttaaccagatatatttctctttcaaatacacttaaacacgggttgtatgtacatgtacgtaTCCTTTCTAGTGTTTTCTTGTCCTTTAATATTAaagttcatttgttgatgtttaaatatttttgaacgactgaacacaggagtgaatgaatgcaacaatgatatatactgaagacttgggctgtacaatgatagtgtacgtatatcatactgataattattctagcagtaattatgttaatttaggatgtaatgacaggaattcatgagctatgcctcaggctttctgaaaaaatatcaatgacaatgtaaacaggaacaaaacattgacacgaatgatgctctcttctatgttatagttatttaggtatgtgtgttgcacaagtttcaaaaaaacttaagttataaaactttttttcagggcacaaacccactttaaagagacttgtctactgccataccAATCCTtttttcatgcaccatttgcaagcaagagactgaatggtttgtaaaattaaaaatcaggacggtgtccaattaaaccaaaagaactaaactggatgaatattgtaggagaaatctagaggaaagttttgatttgtgaaattggttttcctgaaaagtcattcatcctagcctgcagaaaggaactataactgtccaccaccaactgacgagctaatgttgagcttcacatatggaattactcaaataccatcaatgtctatgttttcagcacagatttcagaagttatgacacagctgtgctttttttttatacctgttaaagagttgtatactaaattttattttttttatcaataaatatatcttgtgtcatttaagaacttgtattttgccaaaagatgcatactagtgaatgaaagtggtgcagttcattttgctttggtatatagaattgaattacaattgttcatgttattggaatgcatataaaaataaggagatgtggtacaatgtatatacatgatatttagtgagtttatcaagcaaaagtgaataagaaataggtataagcagttacaggtactactgtacaatctcaaacaatgagaaaaactcataccgtaaagagaatttcatatttacaagtaagttttgtttttgcgttgaataattttcttctattgttttaattgcaaatatgggaagtggttaaaatgctaatgagacagctgttatggccacagagccttaattgaaaacttctttttcattCATACCGGTAGATTTTGCCTGGAGTTAGAAAcatatctgccaacttttcaaaatgcacatgggggttttacgtgaaagatggttcatatagtcatacaaaaccttcaagggggccttcaaatggaagcaggacaagtcgccccactggctaatcgcccacttttaaaaaaaccaccacaaactgatttatcaaatcgccccacatgtgaaattggttaaatcatgttaaatattactcctgccaacccgccctacttataaaaaaaacggtaatatttagattaatatatatatatataattaaaaataaaaactcgcaccactttaatgaaaactaatctacacagaatacaaacaaaccgaaaatttatttaattactattattgatatactgaaattataattctaaaaaaaaaatgtattgttgaagaataactaagttttgaagcttagttatttgcataacaattgaaaagaaacctgttaattgtatcataatgcaatataaggaatttaacttatattcaacgggataacatctATTTCCATAAGTGGGGAGAGTGGCAAGACCTTTTCAGCTTTTGGTCTTCGGTGCTGTGTGGCTTTGtgcctttttcactttcgatcttttatatctgggcgttgtgtattcgggtttagttttctgtaattagttaatacttcagtttctttatgtatatctctttcatattcatttgataaaatttactgtttgcaatagcatgaattgttctatataataagaatgttcttatcccgggcataaaaacaatgccgtatttggcgaaaccttttcaactttttatctccagtgctgtacaactttgtacttttttctctttcgatcttttatatctgggcgtcacttgtaagtcctgtgtggacaaggcgcgtttttggcgtattgaattttaaacctgatgctttttgttatctattaatcatgtttttctttgtctaatatgttctcctatttatttgtattgtagtcctgtaatatgttgtcatttcaatgttatatttaactttgccattaaagtacgaggtttggcatgccacaaaaccaggttcaacccaccacttttattccctttaaaagtgtcctgtaccaagtcaggaagatggccattgttatattattgttcgtttctgtgtgtgttgcattttaacgttgagtcgtttgtgttttctcttatttttgagatattgagatcagacgtggcacggtacttgtctatccctaattcatgtatttggttttcatgttatatttgttattctcgtggtgttttgtctgatgcttggtccgtttctgtgtgtgttacgtttcggtgttatgtcgttgttctcctcttatatttaatgcgtttccctcggttttagtttgttaccccgattttgttttttgtccctggatttatgagttttgaacagcggtatactactgttgcctttatttggcattactaaattcatcctggttaataatatatttatctagatttcACTGATTTCCATTAGGTGGGAccagttggcaggagtaatattaacggaatttaacttatatacaacgggataacatctttttacatgagtggggcgagttggcattagtaaattcttcctggttaataatatatttatctagatattATCGTTTTCTATAAGTTGGGGCAAGTTGGCAGGAGTAACTAATATTAAGGGATATAAcacatttcacaagtggggcgatttggttaTCCAGGTTggggcagtttttttttaaagtggggcgagttagtGAAAAAGTGGGGCTATTTGCTAatggggcgatttgtcatggattcccttcaaatatattctaatgtggttTTTGGCTTCTTCGTGCATAAACAAGCTCATTGCcattgttgaattaattgttttctttaaaatagtcgacaaaattgctcttacaaaatttccatttgggagcctcgAGCTCGATGGGGGAAATACTCTGCAAAtactgacagttggcaggtatggtcatcaaaaaagttgatgtgttactatgtacatttaccattatgttacttgatgttcttgctatacacacagtacagagactagtcaatctttgtgaacttctttttatgggagtcatagaatatgcgtatacaatcaataattaaaaatagtctatttatattgaaaaggaaaagttcttatatgtctaaagaagagggacgaaagacacataagggacagtcaaactcataaatttaaagcaaactgacaaggccatggctaaaaatgcatttcatggcgaggcacagaaaatatactgtaaacagtagactatagatataggtgaactaggtacaaaagaactctaaatcttaaattctacaaaccacctctgttctatggaagataatgatataactggactagaaatacacacaacctgtaattaactgcctttacagcgctttcgcgctttgattatCCGAAGTAGTAAtgaatttattatacatgtattacatttatttgaatttaaaacatttaaaaaggaAGATGATTCTATTAACCTAGTTGAttgataattaattgcttattaTCACTCAAGCACctgtataaaaataattaaacatgtgTTGATTTGATTTCTATCTGCACATCTATTGAGCTTTCAGTATTCATAAATGTTAAtacaacattttcaaatttacctATCCATTATAACTGCTTTGTTCTGACATTCCCTAGCTATTTGTATTGCTACAATGTAATTGCCAATACAGTAATAAGCTCTTCTTATGATCTCTGGCAAAGCATCAAAGAACTTTCTGAGATGGGCGACTTCAGGAGGAGGAGTGTAGTATCTTACTGCGTTCAGTTTTTTCTCTAATGTTTCAGTTAATGTTGTTTTACCTAAAAGATATAGTATCAAGAGGTaatcaacaaagaaaaatattcagGTCTACAGAATGGATTAATCTATCAGTCTTTCGTGTCTGTGTATAATACAGATTAGCTCTTCTTGAAATTGTGCATATCACATCTGTGTGTTGTCAAATTTCCCCTACCCTTTCTTAATGACTTTGACCAAGAATAATCAAGGACATCATAATGTTTCACCTGACATTAATGAGTTTGACCAAAACTTACCAACTCCTCTTCTTCTTTGCTAGTAAAACAATGAAAGACATCTGATAGCCTCAAAgtagtgagaaaaaaaaaccaacatctaTTCAAACTATATGATTATGTGGGGTTGCAAAATGATGCAACTTCATTTCTTTTTCTGGCTTAAGGAAACTTAATTTAGAACCATTACCATGATTGCAATtctcttctaaaatataaagtatgttaaattcattttgtcaaatttcagaAATAACCCTAATGTGACAGTTTCATCTTAGATTAAACAACTAAACAGCAAGCAAACATGACAATTATGATAATGTTGAATGTTTACCTGTTGCATCAAGTCCTTCTACCACTACAAATGGATGTTGTATCTGATTTTGTAATTCATTCACGTCAAAGTTGCCTGGTATATTTTTGTCAGCAATATCTAGCAAGGTGATAGCTTCAGGCATATCTTTACACTGAAAATAGTGAATACTTTGATTACTTAGTCTTATTAATTTGATTGCAATTTCTAATCTATTACAATTATTTGTTAATATCATACAAATTGTCAGTGAGACAGTCAAGATGAACACTGTGCTGTCTTTTCATttgttcaaataacaaaatgtatgTCAGTCATTAAAATTCACTTACACATATGTTGTTCATGTTTTCTATACATGAAAAAATCATAGAAAAGTTATTTCCCCAAAAGTGCACCAATTGTAAACATGACTTTTTTGGTAGTGAATTGTTCAATTGCAGGTTAaacaacatgaaaaaaaataaaaccaaagcAGTGCAGAAAAACAGATGATTTAAATAACTCACAAAAAAGCATAACCATGCATGAGGGTGTAAATGGGGGTTGACAGACTGAGAGAATAATCggcaaataacatgaataatataaataaaagagaataagtgaacaaaatataaataaaagagaataagtgaacaaaatataaataaaagagaataagtgaacaaaatataaataaaagagaaTAATATTAGGtacaaaagtataaagaatagagaaaaatggctaCAAATTAAAGGATACATAAATAATTTTACCTTGGATaatatttttctagcttcaaCATAGCTGTGAAAAACAGGACACAAGTCTGGTTTAGAAAATGCCCTTGACTGACACTGTGTGATAGAACGACATTTTTCAAATGTTCCCCAGCTGTCTTTCACGATGTAAATATGATCTGATAGGACGCCCATAGTTTCTGAATCTCTTTCTTCAACCCGGCATTTTCCTTCTTTTATTAGTTTAATAAAATAGTGTCTCTTCAAATTATTTTCATAAGCCATCTTAATAACATCATTTGCACTAAATTTTTTATCTGAATGATGTGCAAAAACACAAACACCTCTGTATATTTTTTCATGGGCGTCTTGATTTGAGTCAATATCGGTGAATGTACTGAGTGAGACATTACATGCATATTTTTGGGTGATTTCTCTTAACAGCTTTTGGGAACGAATGGCACTTTTGATATAATTTGATATTGTATCGGTGTTTGCCTTCAAGATGTTTGGGAAAAGCAAAATATCATGTGTATCTGTAAAACAATCCGAAACTGGCGAAAGTGAAAGTTCAAAGCTTGTTTCTTTTTGATTCTTCTGTAATAAGTTTCCCCCTCCTTCATAGCGTTCCAGGTACACTGGTTTGTCTGGAAAAGCGATGTGAATGTTCATTTTACAGCATGCATCATATGTCAAACTAGCAAGTTGTACATAGAATGATGTCCTATTTAAAAATCGCGCTTTCAGGTTAAAAATGTTAGGCATTCTATGCTTTCATTTTTGAAACGAGGCAGTaaattaaagataaaacaaattcGGAGTAACCTTGTTTATCCGCCCATTTATGGACTAGGATGGATGCTTGTCATACTTAAAAAGATTTATAACAATGTTTTGATCAACTGCATAATCGAAATAAAACTCATAATTAAAACGGATCTGGATAAAAAAGTACACAAGTAGCGTATTTTCTAATTCCATATTAAAATTCACAGTAGGTTTATTGTCCATACACATGTGTTAAAGTGAAACTACAAGTTAAAATAGAAATGATGCATATGTATTTATAATCATTATGAATGGCACGTTTTTAttgtaaaacttatgtacatatacttttttctcaagaaaattttAGTCTACATTTATTCCAATTAAATTTCGaagaaattttactttttttatttttttttttttttttttgcgtataATCTTTGTAAGATATATCATGAAATTGAATAGATATGCTTGAAAACGGCTTGTCACAATTATTACTCAACCTAAGGATTTCGAAATGCATAACACGCATGCTAAAGCTTTCACAAAAAACTGTGACGACCTAAGAACGGATCATGACAACTTTATGTCAATAAATAATTAATTCTGCAAGATCGACTTCGGTTAAACAGTCAATTTAATATCTAGCTGTGACACGTACATTTAAAACCGATTTGCACAATCCATTGACCCCACGGTATTAAAACGGTATCTTgtgaaatttaatattaattattaatcAATTACTAAATGGATTATCAACTAATTAATCATTTAAATCTGGTTAATAAAGGTAAATAACTTGGTCGTGACTCTCAGTAAACAATGATTTGTCGCTAACGTAAACAAATCTAAATGAAAAGATCTCCAGTCACCTGATTCCACTATGAAAACAGTGACTAGGGAAGAAAGCCACAAAAATTTAAATACCTGTGAATTCATTGACCCATATTTAACGTTTATCGGTTaaagtaaaaataagccaaataAGGGGGAAATGGCAAAACTGAAGAAATTCTTCCATCTCTCGGATCCTGAATACACAGCAAAGTTTCAACGTCTATGTGGAGTCTACCTTAATTATCAAAGTGACCAACCGTCGGAAGGAAGTTTAGAAAATGAGAACAATTCTTGTACAGTTCGGAAAAGAATAGGATTACAGGattgtagaaaaaataatatCATAGAGAACCAAAATCATCAAAATGAATCTCATGATACTGTGTTCAGGACACCTAAATCAGAAGCGGACAGAATATGGAAGCATTTATCCATGTTTCAGAAATCTCTGTTTTACATACTGACATGTGCATCCTCCTTAGGAAACGAggcattttatttacttttctacCCGTACGTAGCATGGAATATGGATTCTGTTGTAGTTCGTCATACAAATGTAGTTTGGACTTTATGTATGTACGCAGGACAGGCGGCTAAAGACTATCTAATATGGCCACGCCCAACATCTCCACCCGTGGTTAGATTGGAGACCGACTTTCTGCAGGAATATGCAATGCCTTCCACACATGCGATGTCAGCGACGGCTATACCATTTATGCTTGCGTATTCAATAATACATAGATATGATGTAAGTAAACACAGTTTTTAACAATACCCATACAATCATTAGAGAGTCGTTCATTTTCAGTTTAAGGTAATGtatgaacgttttttttttttatttatttttttttcttttcaatttataacatgtataactagCAGTGACACATATTTTATAACAGCTAAATACATTCATAAGTTATTATttgctgataaaaaaaatatttttttatcgttACATATAAGCCATTTATTCATCAGAACATTATAACTTTGTGTCGACTTAAGTCGGATCCATAACAATTTAGGAATGCATCAGTGCACTGCCACGCATAAACACCGGATATAATTTACCTATAAAGTGAATGTTGTGTTCTTTCGTCAGTCATACTAGACCCTTATGGGAAGTCAATTGAGGCCGTTTAGCAGCATTCAGCCGACCatgaaacaataatgtatactagttaagcaaataaacattttttggaTAATGTCACACTTGCGGACATTCCACAACTTACAATCTTAGAAGCAGATATTCTTGACATGGTTATCAATAAGATCACAATTCTTATCAATATTTCCATCTTGGAATTACAGAGGATTTGAGTAGCCTTTATGATCTGTATAACTTATTTAGCACTTATAGTTGTAGAGTTTTCCCACAAAGtgccaaaataaaagttttaaccCACCACTTTTTAAGTCTAATATATGTCAACATAGGGTGTGTATTGAGATAAAAGCTTGATTTATCCATCCGTTCAACATAGTTATTATGTGTTTCAGATATCTCCTGTGTTTGTGATAAGTATAGCCATATGCTGGTGTTTATTGGTGTGTCTAAGTCGACTCTACCTTGGGGTCCATTCAGTACTGGTAAGTATTTACACGTTATCTAATTACTTGCAATTTATGATAATAACGTACGAGATCATGAGATGGATAAGTTCCTAAAACTGATTAGCTTCAAAAgactattttctgttttattgtatagcaatataatatttcccacagaaagtaaccaaaagttagcgtgcaataaattctaatattgcactagtgcaataaatcttcaaaattcatgacgtcatcaacgatcaaatcttagtttaaaccagtttttacttttaa from Mytilus galloprovincialis chromosome 2, xbMytGall1.hap1.1, whole genome shotgun sequence encodes:
- the LOC143065169 gene encoding sphingosine-1-phosphate phosphatase 2-like; translated protein: MAKLKKFFHLSDPEYTAKFQRLCGVYLNYQSDQPSEGSLENENNSCTVRKRIGLQDCRKNNIIENQNHQNESHDTVFRTPKSEADRIWKHLSMFQKSLFYILTCASSLGNEAFYLLFYPYVAWNMDSVVVRHTNVVWTLCMYAGQAAKDYLIWPRPTSPPVVRLETDFLQEYAMPSTHAMSATAIPFMLAYSIIHRYDISPVFVISIAICWCLLVCLSRLYLGVHSVLDLLCGVIASLIIILLTVPYMKEYDMFQQSHPIAPLVVFGISLALSTVCYPNAKDGSPYTAKADAVQIVAVSAGVTVGTWINYQFGFTVDKGQVFQAQIVIPTITMMAESLLRFVIGIVILGALYSVMKKSSVHFFSYVFNLEKPNKKHPSVEIGYKFVTYYVLGFAIIFLIPYIHFLLGLGRTAYFNEVQ
- the LOC143065167 gene encoding UMP-CMP kinase 2, mitochondrial-like yields the protein MPNIFNLKARFLNRTSFYVQLASLTYDACCKMNIHIAFPDKPVYLERYEGGGNLLQKNQKETSFELSLSPVSDCFTDTHDILLFPNILKANTDTISNYIKSAIRSQKLLREITQKYACNVSLSTFTDIDSNQDAHEKIYRGVCVFAHHSDKKFSANDVIKMAYENNLKRHYFIKLIKEGKCRVEERDSETMGVLSDHIYIVKDSWGTFEKCRSITQCQSRAFSKPDLCPVFHSYVEARKILSKCKDMPEAITLLDIADKNIPGNFDVNELQNQIQHPFVVVEGLDATGKTTLTETLEKKLNAVRYYTPPPEVAHLRKFFDALPEIIRRAYYCIGNYIVAIQIARECQNKAVIMDRFWHSTTAYGVANETSTSDMPPSGHWVYQWPSDLLKPTLVLFLTVTEEVRRQRLSGRGGAITFEEQHLDKDILFRQRLCEAYRRMENPVCIEIDAKGSKESVVKTAEETLEKHGIKL